The Solenopsis invicta isolate M01_SB chromosome 3, UNIL_Sinv_3.0, whole genome shotgun sequence region GCGACGATGTTCCTCGCGCGCTTATCACACCCGCGTGGAGAAGGTCGTCGCTCTTGAAACGTCTTGTTCACCGCGAGGTCCAATTGTTCGACAACAATGTGGGAGATCACCGGTGTGTAAGACACGCGTGTCCGCTCCACAGGTAACTTCCCGCACGAACAAAGAGTCGTACTTTCGCTAAcgacacacgtacacacatacacgtgcACAACCACGACGATTTTTACGATTAAGTCTTGCTCTCCCCTCGCGAGTCCGACATGGATTTTCCTCGGAATCGGGGGGCTCgtctttctccttcttctttGTTTCACAATGAGGGTTCTTCTGTTCACTTCCCAGCCTGTTTCTTCATCGCCGGTCCCGTGCAGAATCAACAAAACGATCGCACGCTCGTGTCTGCGTCAAACCAAACGGCTGTGCCGTCCGTGACATTTACGTATGGGCGCGTTCAGGCACGTTCACCAATTGCTGGGTCGCCGTGGATACCTTTTCTCCGCTCGGGCGACGTATCTTGGAATGCAGAAGGTTGCGTGCAGCGAGCTGTTGATAAAACAAAAGGtcttctttaaataattctCGTCGTAAGAGATTGTTCAACTTGATTAGTGATCTATTAAGATTTGCTCGTTTCaatcttaaataaattgatatgaatttaaataaaagagtaaatgcaggaaataaaaaatataatgtcaaaagcaaaatctaatttattgtctatgaaaaaaaaaaaataattatgactaTTGTTCACGAACGACGATTCACGCTCACCCGGCAAAAAATTTAACTTACCGTGACGCTCGGAGGCGGCACTTCCTCGGGAATCCGTGAAAGGTTCCAAGAGCATCAATGACGTCACCAACGTCAGGACTTTATCGGAATGCGAAGAGGAAAAAGAGGCGAGCCAAGTGGAAGGAGCACGATTGAAATCGACGAATGCTACCGACTACCTGATCGTTGCTGGAGTGCTCTGCTGCACGTTTTGCAGGTCTTGCACATGCGGCGACGGCACATGCGACGGGCGGCCGGCCGCAAGGACGAACGGAAAATGCGACTTGGAGAGGAAAGACGAGGAGCGCGATACGCGACGGCGCGCTTCAAGATGGCCGTTCAGGTGAGCCCAGGTTGCCAGGTGAATgcgcgagaaggagagagagggaaggagagagaaagaaaaagaaagagactCGAGAGAGAGGAGTGCCTACCGTGAGGGGTCCCTCGCGGTCCCCAGGCCAGGCGGCCGCGAAGAGAAAGGTGACACCAAAAAGAGGTGGCACGCCGCTGCGTGCTGGCTTTGTCGGAACGGATTTCTCCGTCTGGGCATAACGGGTTCATTCGTTGGGACTCACAAGTCGCGGAGAATATTCAACAGAAATACAAATGTCCCTTatagaaattgtaatttaatccTGGCAGTATTTATTTCTTCAGTCAGTGGTTATTATCTATTTCGAGTATTAACAGTAAATTTGTTACTCAAAATGAGTAATTACTGGCCAATTTAATATTGTCAGTATTAAATGTCTGTAAGAGGTATTTcctaatatttcattaattaatgtatatttatatgctGAATATTTAATGAGTCGACAAATCGACAAAGAATTATAATGTATCTTctctggaaaaaaaatataaaagaatataatactatatgttgaatataattatttttttatttgtgttacattaatcttttttaatggGATTTGAGTTCTAAAGAAAACTTGtgaatattatatctttttacaaaaagataatattaatatcttcCTCCTAAAACTTTCTATGCACAGAATTCTATATagaaatgtacatatatatatatatatatagtttaattattctaattatgcattaataaaaatataatttttaagtttctgAGTTAATTACTGTACACTGTCTTTTCTcctttaacatatttaattgatttaactGACTCGCTTGTTGTCACGTCCCtggtgaaaataaaaataaacatattttaagacaaaatgtaaattttctcactatttctgaaaaatgtttcaattcgtataaaaattgtgagaaaaattttcaaatttgaattcgATACAATTCGATTTTTATCGATTGCACAAAGTGCAATTCCGACGAATTGGTGCCCTCTCGCGACATCCAATTGAAGTTTCGTAGCAACTTCCGTAGTAGAATTCGAAAATGGCAAACCGCACGGTGAAGGATGCCAAATCTATTCGCGGAACAAATCCACAATATTTAATTGAGAAGATTATCAGATCTCGGATATACGATTCTAAATACTGGAAAGAAGAATGCTTCGCCTTAACAGCCGAACTCTTGGTCGACAAGGCAATGGAATTGAGGTTAGTAGAAGTAAAATATAACCTCTACGATGATTCCCTTTGCcgataatattcttttttttacatatttatcagATAAATATATGGAAACAAATGTCAGTATATGTGAGAAGTGCTTTCTGATCAATTATATTTATCCCTTTAGGTTTCTAGGCGGAGTATACGGCGGCAATGTCAAGCCTACGCCGTTCCTCTGTCTCATATTAAAAATGCTCCAGATACAACCTGAGAAAGACATCATAGTCGAATTTATAAAGAACGAGGAATATAAGTACGTTCGAGCATTGGGTGCACTGTATATGAGACTGACTGGTTCTTCTCTGGACTGCTACAAGTATCTCGAACCACTTTTCAATGACAACAGAAAGCTCAGGATACAGAACAAGCAGGGTGTATTCGAGCTCATACACATGGATGAACTCATTGACCATCTCCTCAGGGAAGAAAGGTGTTGCGACGTTATTTTACCGAGAATTCAAAAGAGGCACGTTTTGGAGGAAAATAATGAGTTAGGTATGTCAAGTATTTTCTGTAAACTAACAACTGCATTCAGCAGAGAAAGCAACtatgtaagatttttttaatatgattgattcttattcttattttctgcggaattttaatatataaactgACTGTAAAGAATCTTAATGCTTAGTATTTCATATTTCATGTGTACTttctagttttttaaattatgccTTACTTTTGGTTTTGAAATGCAGTTCTTGAATTAAACcagaatagtaatattacaatattaaattaataatcaattttataatacagcttgaagaaatagaaaattgtatataaaatgagaaatctcaaatttaattgtattttacatcacaattttacttcaattattatttttaaaatatcacaatCACAATCTTAcctcaaatattatttttacaattttttttacaattgttacttttttttgttgaacACAGGTAATATTGCTTTTACTAAACCATCTTTCTATTACACATTTACTTATGTTACACAGAAGCGAAGATATCAGCATTGGAAGACGATATGGACGACGGTATTGAATCATCAGAAGAAGAGGAGATTCCACCAATTAAAGAATTACCTCGCAAGAGGCCAGATGATCATGAGCGGGATAGAGATCGTCACAGAGATAGAGATAAGAGACATTTCCGAACCGAGAAGAAATCTGACAAGGAGAAACAAAGATCAAGAAGCAGAGAGAGGGACAGAGATAGAGACAGGAGAGAACGTAAACGTAGCAAATCACCAAAATCTCACTCGACATCGcataaagataaagatagagACAGAGATCGTCACAGAAGAGACGATAGGGAGAGGGAGcgagaacgagaaagagaaagggagcgAGATCGTAGAAGAGAACGCGACAGAGCTAGACATTAAAGTGTGATAAATATGGAaaacttttatcaaatttatataactaaaataaatgaaGGATAAATCGATTGGTAATTTTTCTTATACTCCTATCAATGTTCGTATATTTTTATAGCGCCGGTGACATTTACAAGAGttcagtattaaaattatacaacatGCATCTGGACTCGAATCCGTTGTAACATATTCAAATTATGTACATTTTCACATTATTTGTGTTATATTAcaattgctttattaaataaaaaaaatagtgataTCAATTACCTGTGGACGAACAATAACTATATTCCTTGGAAACTTATGATGAAGATGGtttggaatttttttcattCCTTCGCTCGCTTTCTTTCATTCATCacacatttttgaaatttggtCGACAgacatttctattatttttatacatcatttCTCTATATATCCTATGGAAACAAAATACTTGGTAATGTTTAAAACGTAGGCGAGTTCAGAATGAATAATCTTTCTTCCTCCTTCTTTATCCACTTTAACAGCTTGCTCACTGCTTCAATGGCATCTGGTTTCGTTACCAGAGGCTCAAACGTTACGTATAATTCAAAACCAGAAGCCACCTGCAAACGAcacttttttaattgaataaaaaatcttacgATCAGAAACTGCATGTAAATCTTTACTCACCCATGCTAACATCGTTTCCTTATCCAGCTGCTGAAATATAAGTTTCAAGGGCCGACTAGGAGAATGCAGTCTGTGATGCAAACACTGATAAAGGCCCAATAATCTGAAACATGTGTTTGAAAgacatatattttcttgatCACAGatgttatacaatttattaaaaaattgacgtTTTACCGTTCTATTTCTTCGTCCGTTGTGTAAGGCGGTTGAAGCCCGGGACTCCAGAATTGCGCGGTGCttttgcatttatataaaaCGTGTCGCATCTCGGGTAACCCAATGTCAGCTGTTGTTACCGTTGGTTTGTTCATAGATTCGTTTATCGCTTCTAGGCAATTTATTCGCCGCAATTTCTCCACAATTttctatcaaatatttattaataacattatcaaCACTTGTGTAAATAATCTCTCGttattttaatcagttttaatcCTCGCAATAACTCTTACTTGTTTAGCCTCTGATAGCACAAAAAAAACGTCCCTATCAACAGTGAGCAGCAATAAACACGCCTGGCAATCTTCCGCCAAATATGACACATGGCCGTGCATATAACCATTGGAATCGAATTTCGGTAGACATATCGGCGTCCAGCTCTCAGCAGTTTTGAGCGACTCGGAACTGTCCACCagattttgtattatatgtagATCCATTggatgtagaaaaaatttgttcattCTAACTAGTGTAACCAATTGATTATTAGCTAGAAGTATGGCAAATACTAAGTTCTGAAAGATAGATTTCTCTTAATAAAGCACTTAAATTCATAAATGTATccatattaaacattttatacctTGATCTTAGCACAAGTCTGAATGATGGTCTGTGTAATGGAACTTCTCATAGAAGGAAGCAGGGGTAAACATTTGATGGCGCCTAGAAAGAAAGCGGGCTCTCTATCCATAAAGTTCAATAAATGATCTATCAGTCTTTCGCTACCACTCAACAACCTTCGTAGATCAAAATTTCTCCTTTGATCGTACACTCTATTTAACTGAGACTGTGTCAACACAGAGATTATCTGATTATATACATATCtgtaattaaatgtacataaatatcaaatatagaaCATCTTATCTGAAAAAGCAgatattgcttaaaaaaaaacaaaaaacaaaacgtACGTTAATTGTAAAGTGAGCTGAGGTACGCTTTCCAAGGTTTTGGACACTGCCACTAAGATCAATGGACCCTTCACGACGAAAACAAAGTTCGTGTCACCAGCATGTACTGATCTGATCATATCGCTACCAGCCTGAACGAACGACACTAAGGCCTGCATGACTCCCATGACTGTGACTAGCTTATCCTCCGAACTGTATCTGGAATATATTGGCTTGCCCGCCTGACTCAAGATAAAAATGTGCTTCTTCTGCGCCAGCCACGTCTTGCAACGCAGCGGGTCCCCGTCCATGTTACTTTGACCCAAACGATGCGCGACATCGTCCTAAAATGTGATAATTCATCTAGTTTACGTTCAAAATGCGATCGGGCGATCCACGATGTCAGAATGCGCTTCGAATttacgaaaaacaaaaaaaaacagaaacagAAGATTCCGCATAAAGGCCTAACCATCTCTGCGTCGTCTAGCGAAAGATTTTTCTCAGATTCTCGCGGACTGGCAGTGGCGGGTGTCGCGGGGGTCACGGGTGTCGCGGGGGTCACGGGTGTCGCGGGAACGTCTTGCGTGACATCCTCTTGGATCTCGGAGATGGTGCTGGTCACGCTCTCCTTCGTCTGCCTGTCGCCGTCGATGCTGCTGCTCATCTCCTGCTCGTACTCGTCGAAGCTGTCGGTGGTGACGAGCATCGTCTCCGAGGAGGCACCGGGCTCGATCCCGGGCTCGGCGATCGCTTCGACGACGATCGGCTCCTTCGCGGCCATCTCTACAACCGAGAATGGCGAGAACGTCACCGACAACTCGTTATTCCGAGATCCACGCTGCCGTTTGACATTTAACAGCAGCAGACCGACGCAGATCAACCGCCATTGCTCGTTAACTCGTTGAGAGACCGCTAGGTGGTGCGACGAGGAATTTCTGATTACGAAGTGTTATTtaaatggtaaagattttcctTAATTTTGACCAAATATAGTCAACTCAGAGTCGACTATGTGCTGTTAGGACATGAAAGAAATTCTCTTGTCCATTAATTTCTTGTGAAATTTCGTGCTTCCCGACATTCTCCCGACGCGAATCCGAATTACTATTGAATTTTCATTACAACTGCAGTAAATCGACTGTGAATGCTACGATACGTCTTACGGTTGTGAAACGTATACACGATACTCCGAACGTTACGATTACGACAAACATACACGATGCTCCGAACGTCCGCCAACATCTGTCACAATTCACCGGTCGCTGCTGGTCGCTGCCGGCAGAGATACCAGCTGAGTGGCCGTCGGCCGCGCTCGACTGTTTCCGCCGCCGCTCGTGCGCCGGCTTGCGCACGCAGCTATCCGAGCCACCGGCCGCCTCGCAGCCATACAATACGGCACAACGGCGTTCACGACGTACCGGCGGCGTGACCTTGTGCGTTGTTTTGAATCGTGCGCGGGGAACGGTAGACGCGACAACTGTTTGCTGGCTACGTGGCTCGCGGCTCGCCTCGTGATCTTCCTCCTGTGTAGTGACAACGCAGCCCGTACAATGGGTGTCACCGTGTAAGTAGCACTCGTGTCTCCGAAGATTCGAGATTCCTCGTCGCATGCCGGTCGGCCGCGTACGAGAGAGAGATGCGTGTCGTACTTCCTCACACTCTCTCTCGCCGGGAAGCGCGCAGAGGTTATGTCGCATGTGCCGGTATCTCGCGGTAGTCGACGACGACGTTCGTCCGATCCTTTAGGGCgctgaaagagaaagagaaagagtgatCGTTTGTGTGTGCTATCGGCAGGTTGCAGCAGTACCCGATGACCGAAAACCGGACCGGGCCGCAGACCATCGAGTTCCTGACGAAGAGAATCGTCGCCCTCGGCGCAGTGCAGGTGGGACAGTTCCTGGTGGATTGCGAGACGTACATGTCGCTGCCGCACCTTGGTAAGTAACGTTCTCTTTGCATGATATTTGTCATCCGCGAGTTTCGTGAGTTCGAAACTTTCGCGAATTTTGCATTCGGGCACCGGGCCGTGGCACCAGTTGGTTCGTAGTTGCCGACACAGATGGCGGTTGCTGGCACAGATGGTCGTTGCTTGGCCATTTAATCAGCCATTTAACTAGCCATTTAACTCCATTCCAAGTAAAACGtctattgttatatatttttatttgcattttattcggCCTTTGTTCGTACGATACGTCATAGTGACTTTTCTatgaacgatttttttttaacgtttttcacaAAATATCTCTACAGCGGCTCTCTTTATTTTGTGTTGAGGTAGTATATATTTTGCACTTATTTCTGcagtttattacatataaattaaattgctatcatccagttattaattttgttattaatttgcactgaaaaaagtgttttatgtttaagtaaatatatttattttaatatcattttcttgattaaaataaagattagaataaaataataaactagaataaaataatttatttttgaacttaggaaatattttttcgacaaaatcaacgaaaaaaataatattaaaataaacatttttttaaacataaaaattttttttaatgtataatttacgtacattgagaaaaaaattgttaacttgaactaaaatttttaatttgacaaaacttaattaaatttcttcaattcattTATGTGTTTGAGTTATacataaattcttaaattaaagtttaaatttttttatatattaaatacataaaaaatttgaacttctgaattaaacacataaattcttgaattaaaaaaaaaatttaatcaaattgaaaaatgtaattaatttaacaactttttctttctcaatttaGAGATACTTTATATATTCGCTGAATGAGCAAACTTCGATTCAATAAAACGCGTTCCATGGCAGAGGTTGTAACAAAAGAACTAAATGTTTCAGTGTTTACcttcaaagttttaaaaatcaaGCGTAAAAATTGTTCGATGCCTCTAAAAATTGATGTTGTCAGTTTCTACGTGACTCTCTTTAGAAagcgttataaaataaaacataaagtaTAAGACTAAACATGATAAAAAACAATGAAATCTCATTCgagttctaaaaatattaaaaaatttattttatctatttttcttgtttaacattctcCATGAAAATACCTAAGATTTTTGTATACAATTTAACGATAttttaaagagtactttattAAACGCAATAAGTATCTgaagtattttgaaattttccatTTACAAATATGAGATTTATTTAATCTTCCATAGATTTTGTTAAGTTGCATTCtttcaagattaatttaaagaatatttacgAGGTTCGGGCAACGAATTAACAGACAACACTCATCTTTTCTCTCATAATTTGTCTCTTCTTTTGGCgtttatacatgtgtatatagaTCTCTATACAAACACACGCAAGTGTGTTGATTCCGCCGGAATAGTCATTAGCGATGTCATATATCCGACATACATCATTCGTCATACTTCTAGAGAGGTATAAACGCAAACGCTAACAAAGTCGCTTAAGtacaatatttaacataaatacacgGTAATGTCGGTCGAGGGGTATCACCCTCTCAAAAGCAAATTCATCGTCGTCGTGTCGGCGAGAGTTCGCGTTTGTGCTActcgtattattttaattaacgaaCATAATGGCCGGTCTCTGAAATAATGAATCAAAGAAATCCTCTTACTTGGTGTTCTCGTTACGTCGAAGTGAAAGCGTAGGAGAATCGATATcctctatatataatatattcgaTGGCAAAATTCGAGTTCGTATATTCGCGAGAAACCGACGAGCAGTCTTGTCTCACCGCAGAGTTATAATtcttacacatttattatatatacagaaaaatatgaatTCTGTTGCTAAGAAAAGCGTTTCACtctatttacttttttcttgtCGTAAGTactgattatttttaacaaagaatatttttctgataattgtcttaaaatatgctcatcacaaattttagaaaaatttattatcgtatactgaaaaaaatttttaaagaatattgtaaaatcGTATCGAAGAAAGTCAGaataagcaaatcaaatttttgacttaatatttttgaatgaaataattaatgcattcggaaaaaaagttattgactaaatttttcaacttgattgaatttttttcagtttatgcattttatacagattaaatcaaatacataaaatgtagttcaattaaaaaaatttaatcgagttgaaaaatttagttaagtaaataacttttttcttgatGTGGAATTCagaatacattttgaataaatCTAATGCCCGATAAACTTATAATATTGCGGATATATGAACTTgagaaatatttgtaataaataatattcattcaattcaaatatattttttttgtgcgtacacagaaatttattttaagcaaaCATTACTTGTTGCAAGTAAATGATAAGAGTATCTTAAGATTATTATTGAGAAGAATATTCTTTGCAAGGATAATCATTACTTAAAGGAAGAAAACTAGAAACTGAGTAGTCGCTTCTCTTAGCAggaaaatgacatttttcttcGTGTATAATACGCTTCGTTACGTCGTTCAAATTAATTTCCTCATTGCACCGCACTGGAGACGCAAAGATAGAATAGTATAGTCTAAATATTAACTCTATGAAGGTACAAATACACAGCATATATATTTCTAGGCatcattacaaaaatattaaatctaacaaGCGAAGCTAAACGTGGCTCGTTATAGACAAGAtcggtgtatatatatatattttttttctttttatctatttccgttctctttttgttatctctctctttctcttctctctctttctcttcattGAAAATACATCTCTTTGTGATTTTATTATCCTTGATGATATAACATGCATATAAGATTTAATCATCTTAGCGACGGCCAGCGCTAATTCCcgtttgaattatttattgtcAATAAATTGTATAGTGAATTTATTGTCGATAAGTAAAATTGTAACGCGATTCTTTCCGGAAAAAAGCTTTCCCGTCTAGATATCGCGTGTATATAAATTGGAATTCCTAGATTGAATCCTTGTTTATTTGTAATCCGTTTGCTACGCGCTAAGCGTGTATGCGTTTAATTCGCTAATGCAGATTAATACTTTAATCTCGACGGTAGCCTTCGCCGATCTCTAACGTCTGCCATTTTCTGTTTTGCATAAAGGGATAAAGGGATAAATCTATATTTGCGTGGCGTATATCTTTAAAAGCGGCTGTCATATCGTTATCCGCAATTACACGCGCATTCATTCACGAGTTTtcttgcacacacacacatacatatccGCGTACGCGATACAAGACACCTATTTATCGGGATTATCGTGATCCTAAACGTGCAGTAATGCGAAATCTGATCCTGAATTTCACTATTACCGCTACATATTACGACGAATTTTCAATTCACGAAAGTGCACAGtgcagatttttcttttatatagttttaacaTACCTACCAGGGGAAGGAGGGGagattcttttctttattttctcttattaCGTGGAAGATCTGACGCAAAAATGTGGTCGCTGTGAATATTCAATATGCCACTTGGCGAATAGTAAAGCTCGCTTATTCGGCGCGGCGGTATACTAAGAACGAGATAATCTTATCAGAGAACCtttacaatttacataaaatcCGGAAGTTGAGTCGTATAACCTACGTACACTCGTTTCACGAGCATTGCACCGCGTTAAAACTAATTACAGACGTTACCCAATACTGGTATCCAT contains the following coding sequences:
- the LOC105193036 gene encoding pre-mRNA-splicing factor 38 — translated: MANRTVKDAKSIRGTNPQYLIEKIIRSRIYDSKYWKEECFALTAELLVDKAMELRFLGGVYGGNVKPTPFLCLILKMLQIQPEKDIIVEFIKNEEYKYVRALGALYMRLTGSSLDCYKYLEPLFNDNRKLRIQNKQGVFELIHMDELIDHLLREERCCDVILPRIQKRHVLEENNELEAKISALEDDMDDGIESSEEEEIPPIKELPRKRPDDHERDRDRHRDRDKRHFRTEKKSDKEKQRSRSRERDRDRDRRERKRSKSPKSHSTSHKDKDRDRDRHRRDDRERERERERERERDRRRERDRARH
- the LOC105193035 gene encoding vacuolar fusion protein MON1 homolog A isoform X1, with product MAAKEPIVVEAIAEPGIEPGASSETMLVTTDSFDEYEQEMSSSIDGDRQTKESVTSTISEIQEDVTQDVPATPVTPATPVTPATPATASPRESEKNLSLDDAEMDDVAHRLGQSNMDGDPLRCKTWLAQKKHIFILSQAGKPIYSRYSSEDKLVTVMGVMQALVSFVQAGSDMIRSVHAGDTNFVFVVKGPLILVAVSKTLESVPQLTLQLTYVYNQIISVLTQSQLNRVYDQRRNFDLRRLLSGSERLIDHLLNFMDREPAFFLGAIKCLPLLPSMRSSITQTIIQTCAKIKNLVFAILLANNQLVTLVRMNKFFLHPMDLHIIQNLVDSSESLKTAESWTPICLPKFDSNGYMHGHVSYLAEDCQACLLLLTVDRDVFFVLSEAKQKIVEKLRRINCLEAINESMNKPTVTTADIGLPEMRHVLYKCKSTAQFWSPGLQPPYTTDEEIERLLGLYQCLHHRLHSPSRPLKLIFQQLDKETMLAWCRLQVASGFELYVTFEPLVTKPDAIEAVSKLLKWIKKEEERLFILNSPTF
- the LOC105193035 gene encoding vacuolar fusion protein MON1 homolog A isoform X2, with translation MAAKEPIVVEAIAEPGIEPGASSETMLVTTDSFDEYEQEMSSSIDGDRQTKESVTSTISEIQEDVTQDVPATPVTPATPVTPATPATASPRESEKNLSLDDAEMDDVAHRLGQSNMDGDPLRCKTWLAQKKHIFILSQAGKPIYSRYSSEDKLVTVMGVMQALVSFVQAGSDMIRSVHAGDTNFVFVVKGPLILVAVSKTLESVPQLTLQLTYVYNQIISVLTQSQLNRVYDQRRNFDLRRLLSGSERLIDHLLNFMDREPAFFLGAIKCLPLLPSMRSSITQTIIQTCAKIKNLVFAILLANNQLVTLVRMNKFFLHPMDLHIIQNLVDSSESLKTAESWTPICLPKFDSNGYMHGHVSYLAEDCQACLLLLTVDRDVFFVLSEAKQKIVEKLRRINCLEAINESMNKPTVTTADIGLPEMRHVLYKCKSTAQFWSPGLQPPYTTDEEIERLLGLYQCLHHRLHSPSRPLKLIFQQLDKETMLAWVASGFELYVTFEPLVTKPDAIEAVSKLLKWIKKEEERLFILNSPTF